A window of Rhododendron vialii isolate Sample 1 chromosome 13a, ASM3025357v1 contains these coding sequences:
- the LOC131313551 gene encoding nucleolar complex-associated protein 2, translating into MGAKGKGKKLKKDADVKNKSKNDVVDYEELSDEVVEEEEEEEEDKSNKMGSRQKAREHVQELQRLAEKDPEFFRFLKEHDKELLEFNDEDVDEDVETEIDDEMQKDKETDGHDIERQASIAEKEDKQYKKVITSAMVDSWCDAIRENMKLGAVRSLMKAFHSACHYGDDGGDESSTKLSIMSSSVFNKILLFVLSEMDGILRALLKLPTFGGKKETVTDLLSTKQWKNYSHLVKSYLGNALHVLNQMTDTEMISFTIRRLRCSSMFLAAFPSLLRRYIKVVIHFWGTGGGALPVGSFLFIRDICIRLGSDCLDECFRGIYKAYVLSCQFVNATKLQHIHFLGNCVTELFGVDLPAAYQHAFVFIRQLATILRDALTMKTKEAFRKVYEWKYMNCLELWTGAICAYSSEADFQPLAYPLTQIISGVARLVPTARYFPLRLRCARMLNRIAASSGTFIPVSLLLLDMLEMKELNRPTEGVGKAVDLRTILKVSKATLKTRAFQEACVFSVVEELAEHLAQWSYSVAFFELSFLPALRLRNFCKSAKVERFRREMRELIRQIEANAEFTNKKRISVSFLPNDPAAASFLEDEKKLGISPLSQHVATLHQRAQQRNDLLMESSVLVGAKASVFGSKISENDDDDDEITNGEGVAVFSSSSWLPGSDSKNKNPKVEEKKKKKRRKESPEEAAFDEDVVEDLIISSDEDEDEDSPPVGPGVEDEPVSPKKRSKKRKLSVEPSKKKAQFHAKKSKKRKKAH; encoded by the exons ATGGGAGCCAAAGGCAAAG GCAAGAAGTTAAAGAAGGATGCCGATGTAAAAAACAAGTCAAAGAACGACGTTGTTGATTATGAGGAGTTGAGTGATGAAGTTgttgaggaagaggaagaggaagaagaagataaaagcAATAAGATGGGGTCTCGGCAGAAAGCTAGAGAGCACGTGCAGGAATTGCAAAGACTTGCAGAAAAG GACCCGGAGTTCTTTCGGTTCTTGAAAGAGCATGATAAGGAGCTTCTTGAATTCAATGATGAGGACGTTGAT GAGGATGTTGAGACAGAGATAGATGACGAAATGCAAAAGGACAAAGAAACTGACGGACATGATATAGAACGCCAGGCCAGTATCGCAGAAAAGGAAGATAAGCAATATAAAAAGGTTATAACTAGTGCAATGGTTGACTCTTGGTGTGATGCAATCcgtgaaaatatgaaattagggGCAGTTCGTTCCCTCATGAAAGCTTTTCACAGTGCTTGCCATTATGGTGATGATGGAGGGGACGAGTCTTCTACAAAGCTAAGTATCATGTCTAGCAGCGTGTTCAACAAAATACTGTTGTTTGTTTTAAGTGAAATGGATGGAATTCTTCGAGCATTGTTAAAGCTCCCAACATTTGGAGGAAAGAAGGAAACAGTTACAGATTTACTTAGCACCAAGCAGTGGAAGAACTACAGCCACTTGGTGAAGTCTTATCTTGGAAATGCTCTTCATGTCTTGAACCAGATGACTGACACCGAAATGATATCTTTCACGATAAGGCGTCTTAGATGTTCATCAATGTTTTTGGCTGCTTTCCCCAGCCTCTTGAGGAGATATATTAAG GTTGTTATTCATTTCTGGGGTACAGGGGGAGGTGCACTACCTGTTGGCTCCTTTTTATTTATACGAGATATTTGTATTCGGCTCGGCTCTGATTGCTTAGATGAATGCTTTAGAGGGATATACAAAGCCTATGTCTTGAGCTGCCAATTTGTGAATGCCACAAAATTACAGCACATTCATTTTCTTGGGAATTGTGTCACTGAACTGTTTGGAGTGGACCTACCAGCTGCATATCAACATGCTTTTGTTTTCATACGGCAATTGGCAACGATTTTGCGGGACGCTCTTACGATGAAAACTAAG GAAGCATTTCGGAAAGTTTATGAATGGAAGTATATGAATTGCCTTGAGCTTTGGACTGGAGCTATCTGTGCCTATAGTTCGGAGGCAGATTTCCAGCCACTTGCTTATCCACTGACTCAAATAATATCTGGGGTTGCCCGTTTAGTTCCAACTGCTCGGTATTTTCCCCTCAGATTGCGCTGTGCGAGGATGCTCAATCGAATTGCTGCTTCCAGTGGGACATTTATACCCGTTTCTCTGCTCCTTTTAGACATGCTAGAGATGAAAGAATTGAATAGACCTACTGAAGGTGTTGGCAAAGCAGTTGATCTACGTACCATATTGAAG GTGAGTAAAGCAACCCTAAAGACAAGAGCGTTTCAAGAGGCATGCGTTTTTTCTGTGGTTGAAGAGCTTGCCGAACATTTGGCTCAGTGGAGTTACTCTGTTGCTTTCTTTGAGTTGTCTTTTCTTCCTGCTTTGCGGTTGCGTAACTTCTGCAAATCTGCAAAAGTCGAGAGGTTTCGTCGAGAAATGAGGGAGCTTATTCGTCAG ATTGAGGCCAATGCTGagtttacaaataaaaaacGGATATCAGTTTCATTTTTACCAAATGATCCTGCAGCTGCATCTTTTCTTGAG GATGAGAAAAAGTTGGGGATAAGCCCTCTGTCGCAGCATGTTGCAACTCTACACCAAAGGGCACAGCAAAGAAATGACTTGCTGATGGAATCCAG TGTTCTTGTGGGAGCAAAGGCGTCTGTCTTTGGAAGTAAGATATCagaaaatgatgatgatgatgatgagattaCCAATGGAGAAGGCGTTGCTGTTTTTAGTAGTTCCTCATGGTTGCCCGGAAGTGATTCCAA GAATAAGAATCCTAAAGtggaggaaaagaagaaaaagaagagacgAAAGGAGTCACCAGAAGAGGCAGCATTTGACGAAGATGTGGTTGAGGACTTGATTATTAGTTCAGATGAAGATGAAGACGAAGACAGTCCCCCAGTTGGGCCAGGTGTTGAGGACGAGCCGGTGTCTCCAAAAAAGAGAAGCAAGAAAAGGAAACTATCTGTGGAGCCATCAAAAAAGAAAGCTCAATTTCATGCCAAAAAatcgaagaagaggaagaaggcaCATTAA
- the LOC131315019 gene encoding delta(12)-fatty-acid desaturase FAD2-like: protein MGAGGRTSAPKTQNGYHQNSIHRVPHSKPPFTLSEIKKAIPPHCFQRSLLRSFSYVVYDLSLAFLFYYVATTYIHLLPQHFRYLAWPLYWTLQGCVLTGVWVVAHECGHHAFSDYQWVDDTVGLTLHSALLVPYFSWKYSHRRHHSNTGSLERDEVFVPKPKSKIPWYSRYLNNPVGRVLTLTVTLTLGWPLYLAFNVSGRPYDRFACHYDPYGPIYNDRERLQIFISDIGLFTTTYVLYRVALLKGLAWVICVYGVPLLIVNGFLVLITFLQHTHPSLPHYDSSEWDWLRGALATVDRDYGILNKVFHNITDTHVAHHLFSTMPHYHAMEATKVIKPILGDYYQFDGTPFYKAMWREAKECLYVEPDEDAPTKGVFWYKNKY from the coding sequence ATGGGTGCCGGTGGGAGAACGTCTGCCCCGAAAACCCAAAACGGGTATCACCAGAACTCTATTCATAGGGTCCCCCACTCGAAACCACCATTCACGCTTAGTGAAATCAAGAAAGCCATCCCGCCCCACTGCTTCCAACGCTCTCTCCTCCGTTCGTTCTCCTATGTCGTTTACGACCTCTCCCTCGCCTTCCTGTTCTACTACGTTGCCACCACTTACATCCACCTCCTCCCCCAACACTTCCGCTATCTCGCATGGCCCCTCTACTGGACTCTCCAAGGTTGTGTCCTCACAGGTGTTTGGGTCGTTGCTCACGAATGCGGTCACCACGCGTTCAGTGATTACCAATGGGTCGACGACACCGTGGGCCTAACCCTTCACTCTGCCCTTCTAGTCCCTTACTTCTCTTGGAAATACAgtcaccgccgccaccactccaACACTGGGTCCCTTGAGCGTGACGAGGTTTTCGTTCCGAAACCCAAGTCCAAAATCCCATGGTACTCAAGATACCTAAACAATCCTGTTGGTCGCGTTCTTACCCTTACAGTCACTCTCACTCTCGGCTGGCCCTTGTACTTGGCCTTCAACGTATCGGGCCGACCCTATGACCGGTTTGCGTGTCACTACGACCCGTATGGCCCGATCTACAATGACCGCGAAAGGCTTCAGATTTTCATTTCAGACATCGGACTATTCACCACAACTTACGTTCTTTATCGCGTTGCTCTCCTAAAGGGGCTGGCATGGGTTATATGTGTTTACGGAGTACCTTTACTCATTGTGAATGGTTTCCTCGTATTGATCACGTTTTTGCAGCACACGCACCCATCCCTACCTCATTACGACTCGTCTGAATGGGATTGGCTGCGGGGAGCTCTGGCGACCGTGGATAGGGATTACGGAATTCTAAACAAGGTCTTTCACAACATCACGGACACACATGTTGCTCACCATCTCTTCTCCACCATGCCACATTACCATGCGATGGAGGCCACGAAAGTGATCAAGCCGATTCTTGGGGATTACTACCAATTTGATGGAACTCCGTTTTACAAGGCGATGTGGAGGGAGGCTAAAGAGTGTTTGTACGTCGAGCCGGACGAGGATGCCCCCACCAAAGGTGTGTTCTGGTACAAGAACAAGTACTGA